In the genome of Telluria beijingensis, one region contains:
- the alr gene encoding alanine racemase has product MPRPLFATIHLDSMQHNLAQARSCAPQAKIWAVVKADAYGHGLERALRGFAGADGLALVELDNAIRLRQLGWTKPILLLEGFFEAADVPMLAEHDIATAVHSIEQVKLLEYTQLYRPIDVYLKMNTGMNRLGFRPDEYGAAYQRLRAIRDLRSITHMTHFANADELEHPRLTIAEQVRRFRAGAGDLPGERSLSNSGGVLHQAELADQLSNDWVRPGIMLYGGTPGGRSAQEFGLRPTMTLRSEIIGIQHIDAGDTVGYGSRFEADGPMTIGVVACGYADGYPRSAPHGTPVIVDGVRTTLVGRVSMDMMTVDLTPVANARIGSKVTLWGDGLPIDDVAQAAGTIGYELMCALAPRVRVTEGRLGTDG; this is encoded by the coding sequence ATGCCGCGTCCGCTCTTCGCCACCATCCACCTCGATTCCATGCAGCACAATCTGGCCCAGGCCCGCAGCTGCGCGCCGCAGGCGAAGATATGGGCCGTCGTCAAGGCTGATGCCTATGGCCACGGCCTGGAACGCGCGTTGCGCGGCTTCGCCGGCGCCGACGGCCTGGCCCTGGTCGAGCTGGACAACGCGATCCGCCTGCGCCAGCTCGGCTGGACCAAGCCGATTCTCTTATTAGAGGGATTCTTCGAAGCGGCCGACGTGCCGATGCTGGCCGAGCACGATATCGCCACTGCCGTGCACAGCATCGAGCAGGTCAAGCTGCTCGAGTACACCCAGCTGTACCGCCCGATCGACGTCTACCTGAAAATGAATACCGGGATGAACCGCCTGGGCTTCCGCCCCGACGAATACGGCGCCGCCTACCAGCGCCTGCGCGCGATCCGCGACCTGCGCTCGATCACCCACATGACCCATTTCGCCAATGCCGACGAACTCGAACATCCGCGCCTGACGATCGCCGAGCAGGTACGGCGCTTCCGCGCGGGGGCGGGCGATCTGCCCGGCGAGCGCAGCCTGTCGAATTCGGGCGGCGTGCTGCACCAGGCCGAACTCGCCGACCAGTTGTCGAACGACTGGGTCCGCCCCGGCATCATGCTGTATGGCGGCACCCCGGGCGGCCGCAGCGCCCAGGAGTTCGGCCTGCGTCCCACCATGACCCTGCGCTCCGAAATCATCGGCATCCAGCACATCGATGCCGGCGACACGGTCGGCTACGGCAGCCGCTTCGAGGCCGACGGCCCGATGACGATCGGCGTGGTGGCCTGCGGCTATGCCGACGGCTACCCGCGCAGCGCGCCGCACGGCACGCCGGTGATCGTCGACGGCGTGCGCACCACGCTGGTCGGCCGGGTATCGATGGACATGATGACGGTCGACCTGACTCCAGTCGCCAATGCCCGCATCGGCAGCAAGGTCACCCTGTGGGGCGACGGACTGCCGATCGACGACGTGGCCCAGGCCGCCGGCACCATCGGCTATGAGCTGATGTGCGCGCTGGCGCCGCGCGTGCGCGTGACCGAAGGCAGGCTGGGGACCGACGGTTGA
- the pstB gene encoding phosphate ABC transporter ATP-binding protein PstB: MNQAMLNTTPAPAAAKAKTIEIQGLNFFYGKTQSLKNVSLDIHAKQVTAFIGPSGCGKSTLLRTLNRMYDLYPGQRAEGSIMYRGRNILEPGVDVNMLRAKVGMVFQKPTPFPMSIYDNIAFGVRLYENLSKGEMDERVEWALKKAALWEEAKDKLNKSGLSLSGGQQQRLCIARGVAVKPDVLLLDEPTSALDPISTAKIEELISELKQDYTITIVTHNMQQAARCSDYTAYMYLGELVEFGETDQIFMNPARKETQDYITGRFG, encoded by the coding sequence ATGAACCAAGCCATGCTCAATACGACTCCAGCTCCGGCCGCTGCCAAAGCCAAGACGATCGAAATCCAGGGCCTGAACTTCTTTTACGGCAAGACGCAGAGTTTGAAAAACGTCTCGCTCGACATCCACGCCAAGCAGGTGACGGCCTTCATCGGCCCGTCGGGCTGCGGCAAGTCGACCCTGCTGCGCACGTTGAACCGCATGTACGACCTGTATCCGGGCCAGCGCGCCGAGGGCTCGATCATGTACCGCGGCCGCAACATCCTGGAGCCGGGTGTCGACGTCAACATGCTGCGCGCCAAGGTCGGCATGGTGTTCCAGAAACCGACCCCGTTCCCGATGTCGATCTACGACAACATCGCCTTCGGCGTGCGCCTGTACGAAAACCTCTCCAAGGGCGAGATGGACGAGCGCGTCGAATGGGCGCTCAAGAAGGCGGCGCTGTGGGAAGAAGCGAAGGACAAATTGAACAAGAGCGGCCTGTCGCTGTCGGGCGGCCAGCAGCAGCGCCTGTGCATCGCGCGCGGCGTGGCGGTGAAACCGGACGTGCTGCTGCTGGACGAGCCCACCTCGGCGCTGGACCCGATCTCGACCGCCAAGATCGAAGAACTGATCAGCGAACTGAAGCAGGATTACACGATCACCATCGTGACCCACAATATGCAACAGGCCGCTCGTTGTTCCGATTACACTGCCTACATGTATCTTGGCGAGCTCGTCGAATTCGGCGAAACCGACCAGATCTTCATGAATCCGGCGCGCAAGGAAACGCAAGACTATATTACCGGCCGCTTCGGCTGA
- the phoR gene encoding phosphate regulon sensor histidine kinase PhoR has protein sequence MNPKLLFWVPALLRTGLLFAAAGAVWWWFGAVAGLSLALAGMAVAVFTQLSYLHKLGEWLDEPHSTRLPDGWGAWTDAFARLYRLRRDDERHQAELTEWLARFRQAMHLLPEGVAIMDDVLFLEWCNPAAERHLGLTMERDKGLRVTNLVRHPDFIDYIILGRYEQPLTLSFRGRKLECRIIPFENRRQILVTHDATDTERIEAMRRDFIANASHELRTPLTVIVGFLEIAMSDPGIDVTTRMSHLTLMTEQAHRMQRLIQDMLTLSRLESDEYPLKRERVDVHSLIDSIAAEARALSGGRHQIEVSIDGPDIMGSMEELRSAFANLASNAVRYSPNGGTIRLAWTRNADALSFAVTDCGIGIDPEHIPRLTERFYRVDKSRSRETQGTGLGLAIVKHVLLRHGGKLTITSQPGKGSAFSASLPNTSLPA, from the coding sequence ATGAATCCCAAGCTGCTGTTCTGGGTGCCGGCGCTGCTGCGCACGGGCCTGTTGTTCGCCGCGGCCGGCGCGGTATGGTGGTGGTTCGGTGCGGTGGCCGGGCTGTCGCTGGCGCTGGCCGGCATGGCGGTGGCGGTGTTCACCCAACTGTCGTACCTGCACAAGCTGGGCGAGTGGCTGGACGAGCCGCACAGCACGCGCCTGCCGGACGGCTGGGGCGCCTGGACCGACGCCTTCGCCCGCCTGTACCGCCTGCGGCGCGACGACGAACGGCACCAGGCCGAACTGACCGAATGGCTGGCGCGCTTCCGCCAGGCGATGCACCTGCTGCCGGAAGGTGTCGCCATCATGGACGACGTGCTGTTCCTGGAGTGGTGCAATCCGGCGGCCGAACGCCACCTGGGCCTGACGATGGAGCGCGACAAGGGCCTGCGCGTGACGAACCTGGTGCGCCATCCGGACTTCATCGACTACATCATCCTGGGCCGCTACGAGCAGCCGCTGACCCTGTCGTTCCGCGGCCGCAAGCTGGAATGCCGCATCATCCCGTTCGAGAACCGGCGCCAGATCCTGGTGACGCACGACGCGACGGATACCGAGCGGATCGAAGCGATGCGGCGCGACTTCATCGCCAACGCCTCGCACGAATTGCGCACGCCCTTGACCGTGATCGTGGGCTTCCTGGAAATCGCAATGTCCGACCCCGGCATCGATGTCACGACCCGCATGTCGCACCTGACGCTGATGACGGAGCAGGCGCACCGCATGCAGCGCCTGATCCAGGACATGCTGACCTTGTCGCGGCTGGAGTCCGACGAATATCCGTTGAAGCGCGAGCGGGTGGACGTCCACAGCCTGATCGACTCGATCGCGGCCGAGGCGCGCGCGCTATCCGGTGGCCGCCACCAGATCGAGGTGTCGATCGACGGCCCCGACATCATGGGCAGCATGGAAGAACTGCGCAGCGCCTTCGCCAACCTGGCCTCGAACGCGGTGCGCTACTCGCCGAACGGCGGCACGATCCGCCTGGCCTGGACCCGTAACGCGGACGCCCTGAGTTTCGCGGTGACGGACTGCGGCATCGGCATCGACCCCGAGCACATCCCGCGCCTGACCGAGCGTTTCTACCGCGTCGACAAGAGCCGCTCGCGCGAAACGCAAGGTACCGGCCTCGGCCTGGCGATCGTCAAGCACGTCCTGCTGCGCCACGGCGGCAAGCTGACGATCACCTCCCAGCCAGGCAAGGGCAGCGCTTTCTCCGCCTCACTCCCCAACACCTCCTTGCCCGCCTAA
- a CDS encoding response regulator, which yields MADNTSVLVVEDEPAIVELVTYSLREAGWDIRTADTTAGAWESISRGKPDLLLLDWMLPDQSGLRLLSRLRADRDFQDLPVIMLTAKSMEEDKLAGLNNGADDYITKPFSPRELLARSRALLRRKSPHLAEAPLRAGTVTLDPNSCTVTVENQQIDIGNAEYKLLKYLMAHRERVFSRAQLLDKVWGDHAVIEERTVDVHVLRLRKALKSADGLIRTVRSVGYMLSEK from the coding sequence ATGGCGGACAATACCTCGGTCCTGGTGGTCGAAGACGAACCCGCGATCGTCGAGCTGGTGACGTATTCGCTGCGCGAGGCGGGGTGGGACATCCGCACCGCCGACACCACGGCCGGCGCCTGGGAAAGCATCAGCCGGGGCAAGCCCGACCTGCTGCTGCTGGACTGGATGCTGCCCGACCAGAGCGGCCTGCGCCTGCTGTCGCGCCTGCGCGCGGACCGCGACTTCCAGGACCTGCCGGTCATCATGCTGACGGCAAAAAGCATGGAGGAAGACAAGCTGGCGGGCCTGAACAACGGCGCCGACGACTACATCACCAAGCCGTTCTCGCCGCGCGAGCTGCTGGCCCGTTCGCGCGCGCTGCTGCGCCGCAAATCGCCGCACCTGGCCGAGGCGCCGCTGCGCGCCGGCACCGTGACGCTCGATCCGAACAGCTGCACCGTGACGGTCGAGAACCAGCAGATCGACATCGGCAATGCCGAATACAAGCTGCTCAAGTACCTGATGGCGCACCGCGAGCGCGTGTTCTCGCGCGCCCAGCTGCTGGATAAAGTGTGGGGCGATCATGCCGTGATCGAGGAGCGCACGGTCGACGTGCACGTGCTGCGCCTGCGCAAGGCGCTCAAGTCGGCGGACGGCTTGATCCGGACCGTGCGCAGCGTCGGCTACATGCTGTCCGAGAAATAA
- the lplT gene encoding lysophospholipid transporter LplT produces the protein MNRGFYTIMAAQFFSSLADNALLFVAISLLVAMDAPASLTPLLKLSFVLFYVLLAAFVGAFADSLPKGRVMFIANIIKVVGCALMFFTIHPLLSYAVVGFGAAVYSPAKYGILTELLPPEKLVPANGWIEGLTVMSIILGTVLGGTLVSERGTNFLLSFDLFGAMGITSGAEAAMAVVVGIYVLAALFNLRIPDTGARYEHQERNPVKLIADFANCSATLWRDKLGQISLAVTTLFWGAGATLQFIVLKWAERSLGMPLDKATNLIGVVAIGVALGAAMAARMIPLRKSLNVIPMGIIMGLVVTSMVFVHTVSVAYPLLALIGFLSGFFVVPMNALLQHRGHVLMSAGHSIAVQNFNENLSILVMLAAYAIMITLNLDLDIIIVIFGLSVAGIMLLIQRRHTLNQREHDSLGLIGEGKH, from the coding sequence ATGAACCGTGGTTTCTATACCATCATGGCGGCGCAGTTCTTCTCGTCGCTGGCGGATAACGCGCTCCTGTTTGTCGCGATCAGCCTGCTCGTCGCAATGGACGCCCCGGCATCGCTCACTCCGCTGCTGAAGCTGTCGTTCGTGCTGTTCTATGTCTTGCTGGCCGCCTTCGTGGGCGCCTTTGCCGATTCGCTGCCCAAGGGGCGCGTGATGTTCATCGCGAACATCATCAAGGTGGTCGGCTGCGCGCTGATGTTCTTCACCATCCACCCGCTGCTCTCGTATGCCGTCGTCGGCTTCGGCGCGGCCGTGTATTCGCCCGCCAAGTACGGCATCCTGACCGAACTGCTGCCGCCAGAAAAACTGGTTCCTGCCAATGGCTGGATCGAAGGCCTGACCGTGATGTCGATCATTCTCGGCACCGTGCTGGGCGGCACGCTGGTGAGCGAGCGCGGCACGAACTTCCTGCTGTCCTTCGACCTGTTCGGCGCCATGGGCATCACGAGCGGCGCCGAAGCCGCGATGGCGGTAGTGGTCGGCATCTATGTGCTGGCGGCGCTGTTCAACCTGCGCATTCCGGACACCGGCGCCCGCTACGAGCACCAGGAACGCAATCCCGTCAAGCTGATCGCCGATTTCGCCAACTGCTCGGCCACGCTGTGGCGCGACAAGCTGGGCCAGATTTCGCTGGCGGTGACGACGCTGTTCTGGGGCGCCGGCGCAACGTTGCAGTTCATCGTGCTGAAATGGGCCGAGCGCTCGCTCGGCATGCCGCTCGACAAGGCGACCAACCTGATCGGCGTGGTCGCGATCGGCGTGGCGCTGGGCGCAGCGATGGCGGCGCGCATGATTCCGCTGCGCAAGTCGCTGAACGTGATTCCGATGGGCATCATCATGGGGCTGGTGGTAACGAGCATGGTGTTCGTGCATACGGTCTCGGTGGCCTACCCGCTGCTGGCCCTGATCGGCTTCCTGTCGGGCTTCTTCGTGGTGCCGATGAATGCCCTGCTGCAACATCGCGGCCACGTGCTGATGAGCGCGGGCCACTCGATCGCGGTGCAGAACTTCAACGAAAACCTGTCGATCCTGGTGATGCTGGCGGCCTACGCGATCATGATCACGCTGAACCTCGACCTGGACATCATCATCGTCATCTTCGGCCTGTCGGTGGCCGGCATCATGCTCCTGATCCAACGCCGCCACACCCTGAACCAGCGCGAACACGACTCGCTCGGCCTGATCGGCGAAGGCAAGCACTAA
- the pstC gene encoding phosphate ABC transporter permease subunit PstC: MSAHPSVSVNDLPAKAAAQADTFESPALRNTMRNQRLQDFFFHKVTWLFAASVLAVLVGIIISLAIGAAPAFAEFGLGFITRVEWDPVNDQYGAMIAIYGTLATSIIALAVAFPISFGIALFLTEICPVWLRRPLGTAVELLAGVPSIIYGMWGLFVFAPLFAEYVQPALKETLGQLPLIGVVFQGPVMGIGILTAGLILAIMIIPFIASVMRDVFEIVPTVLKESAYGLGCTRWEVVRKVVLPYTRSGVVGGVMLGLGRALGETMAVTFVIGNSHGLSASLFSAGNSISSTLANEFAEAATALHSSALFALALILFAITFVVLSAAKLMLLGMSRNEGTK; the protein is encoded by the coding sequence ATGAGCGCCCATCCATCCGTGTCCGTGAACGACCTGCCCGCGAAGGCAGCGGCCCAGGCCGACACCTTCGAGTCGCCCGCCCTGCGCAACACCATGCGCAACCAGCGCCTGCAAGACTTCTTCTTCCATAAAGTCACCTGGCTGTTCGCGGCCTCGGTGCTGGCGGTGCTGGTCGGCATCATCATTTCGCTGGCGATCGGCGCCGCCCCGGCGTTCGCCGAATTCGGACTGGGCTTCATCACGCGCGTCGAATGGGATCCGGTCAACGACCAGTACGGCGCCATGATCGCGATCTACGGCACCCTGGCCACCTCGATCATCGCGCTGGCGGTGGCGTTCCCGATCAGCTTCGGCATCGCCCTGTTCCTGACCGAGATCTGCCCGGTCTGGCTGCGCCGCCCGCTGGGCACCGCGGTCGAACTGCTGGCCGGCGTGCCGTCGATCATCTACGGCATGTGGGGCCTGTTCGTGTTCGCGCCGCTGTTCGCCGAATACGTGCAGCCGGCGCTGAAGGAAACGCTGGGCCAGCTGCCGCTGATCGGCGTCGTGTTCCAGGGACCGGTGATGGGTATCGGCATCCTGACCGCCGGCCTGATCCTGGCCATCATGATCATCCCCTTCATCGCCTCGGTGATGCGCGACGTGTTCGAGATCGTCCCGACCGTGCTGAAGGAATCGGCATACGGCCTGGGCTGCACCAGGTGGGAAGTGGTGCGCAAGGTGGTGCTGCCGTACACCCGCAGCGGCGTCGTCGGCGGCGTGATGCTGGGCCTGGGCCGTGCACTGGGCGAGACCATGGCTGTCACCTTCGTGATCGGTAACTCGCACGGCCTGTCGGCCTCGCTGTTCTCGGCCGGCAACTCGATTTCGTCGACCCTGGCCAATGAATTCGCCGAAGCGGCCACTGCGCTGCACTCGTCGGCCCTGTTCGCCCTGGCGCTGATCCTGTTCGCGATCACCTTCGTCGTGCTGTCCGCGGCCAAGCTGATGCTGCTGGGTATGTCCCGTAACGAAGGCACCAAATAA
- the radA gene encoding DNA repair protein RadA has translation MAKAKTNYTCSECGAIATRWTGQCADCKAWNTMVETVVDTPGVNRMSQTPHRSLAQTAPVLSLADIEAIDVPRFGTGIEEFDRVLGGGLVAGGVVLIGGDPGIGKSTLLLQALSSLSAVRSTLYVSGEESGAQIALRAKRLAVDAKDLKLQAEIQLEKILGTIADLKPDVVVIDSIQTMYSDALTSAPGSVAQVRECAAQLTRVAKQTGVTIILVGHVTKEGALAGPRVLEHIVDTVLYFEGDTQSSYRLVRAIKNRFGAVNELGVFAMTEKGLKGVSNPSALFLSQHDSQVPGSCVMVTQEGTRPLLVEIQALVDTSHLPNARRLSVGLEQNRLAMLLAVLHRHAGIAAFDQDVFINAVGGVKITEPAADLAVLLAINSSMRNKPLPRGLVVFGEVGLAGEIRPAPRGQERLREAAKLGFSLAVIPKSNAPKAKIEGMNIIAVERIDEAFNKLREVD, from the coding sequence ATGGCAAAAGCAAAAACCAACTACACCTGCAGCGAGTGCGGCGCGATCGCCACCCGCTGGACCGGCCAGTGCGCCGACTGTAAAGCCTGGAACACGATGGTCGAAACCGTCGTCGACACGCCCGGCGTCAACCGCATGTCGCAGACCCCGCACCGCAGCCTGGCGCAGACCGCGCCGGTGCTGTCGCTGGCCGACATCGAGGCGATCGACGTGCCGCGCTTCGGCACCGGCATCGAGGAATTCGACCGCGTGCTGGGCGGCGGCCTGGTGGCCGGCGGCGTGGTCCTGATCGGCGGCGATCCCGGCATCGGCAAGTCGACCCTGCTGCTGCAGGCGCTCTCGAGCCTGTCCGCCGTGCGCAGCACGCTCTACGTCAGCGGCGAGGAATCCGGGGCCCAGATCGCGCTGCGCGCCAAGCGCCTGGCGGTCGACGCGAAAGACCTCAAATTGCAGGCCGAGATCCAGCTCGAGAAAATCCTCGGCACCATCGCCGACCTCAAGCCGGACGTTGTGGTGATCGACTCGATCCAGACCATGTATTCGGACGCGCTCACCTCCGCCCCCGGCTCGGTGGCGCAGGTGCGCGAATGCGCGGCCCAGCTCACGCGCGTGGCCAAGCAGACCGGGGTCACCATCATCCTGGTCGGCCACGTGACGAAAGAAGGCGCGCTGGCCGGCCCGCGCGTGCTGGAACACATCGTCGATACCGTGCTGTATTTTGAAGGCGATACGCAATCGAGCTACCGCCTGGTGCGGGCCATCAAGAACCGCTTCGGCGCGGTGAACGAGCTGGGCGTGTTCGCCATGACCGAGAAAGGCTTGAAGGGCGTCTCGAATCCTTCCGCCCTGTTCCTGTCGCAGCACGACAGCCAGGTGCCGGGCTCCTGCGTGATGGTGACGCAGGAGGGCACCAGGCCGTTGCTGGTGGAGATTCAGGCGCTGGTCGACACCAGCCACCTGCCCAATGCGCGCCGCCTGTCGGTTGGCCTGGAACAGAATCGCCTGGCGATGCTGCTGGCGGTGCTGCACCGGCATGCCGGCATTGCGGCCTTCGACCAGGACGTGTTCATCAATGCGGTCGGCGGCGTCAAGATCACCGAGCCGGCGGCCGACCTGGCGGTGCTCCTGGCAATCAATTCGTCGATGCGCAACAAGCCGCTGCCGCGCGGGCTGGTGGTGTTCGGCGAGGTCGGCCTGGCCGGCGAGATCCGTCCCGCGCCGCGCGGCCAGGAACGCTTGCGCGAAGCGGCCAAGCTGGGCTTTTCGCTGGCCGTGATCCCTAAGTCGAACGCGCCGAAGGCCAAGATCGAAGGCATGAACATCATCGCCGTCGAGCGCATCGATGAGGCGTTCAACAAGCTGCGCGAGGTCGACTGA
- the pstA gene encoding phosphate ABC transporter permease PstA, whose amino-acid sequence MNTAIKNPVYRKRLLAHRVGIAMSIVAMGIGLAFLAWILGTLLYNGFSALAPTLFMNDTPAPGTPGGGLRNAIVGSLMMVGLSTLVSTPIGILAGIYLAEYGQNNKFAQITRFVTDIMLSAPSIVIGLFVYAIYVANVQHFSGYAGAIALSLIAIPVVVRTTDNMLQLVPASLLEAAYALGAPHWKVAMTVRLRAVKAGVVTGVLLAVARVAGETAPLLFTALNNQFYSHDMNAPLANLPVVIYQFAMSPYDDWRSLAWGGALLVTATVLLLNIISRTMFAQKTPR is encoded by the coding sequence ATGAACACCGCAATCAAGAACCCCGTCTACCGCAAGCGCCTGCTGGCGCACCGCGTCGGCATCGCGATGTCGATCGTGGCCATGGGCATCGGTCTGGCCTTCCTGGCCTGGATCCTGGGCACGCTGTTGTACAACGGCTTCAGCGCGCTGGCGCCGACGCTGTTCATGAACGACACCCCGGCCCCGGGCACCCCGGGCGGCGGCTTGCGCAACGCCATCGTCGGCTCGCTGATGATGGTCGGCCTGTCGACCCTGGTGAGCACCCCGATCGGCATCCTGGCCGGCATCTATCTGGCAGAGTACGGCCAGAACAACAAGTTCGCTCAGATCACCCGCTTCGTGACCGACATCATGCTTTCGGCTCCGTCGATCGTCATCGGCCTGTTCGTGTATGCGATCTACGTCGCCAACGTCCAGCACTTCTCGGGTTATGCCGGCGCCATCGCGCTGTCCCTGATCGCGATCCCGGTCGTGGTGCGCACCACCGACAATATGCTGCAACTGGTGCCGGCCAGCCTGCTCGAAGCGGCCTACGCCCTGGGCGCGCCGCACTGGAAAGTGGCGATGACGGTGCGCCTGCGCGCTGTGAAAGCCGGCGTCGTGACCGGCGTGCTGCTGGCCGTGGCCCGCGTGGCCGGCGAGACCGCGCCGCTGCTGTTCACCGCACTGAACAACCAGTTCTACAGCCATGACATGAATGCCCCGCTGGCCAACCTGCCGGTGGTGATCTACCAGTTCGCGATGAGCCCGTACGATGACTGGCGCTCGCTGGCCTGGGGTGGTGCACTGCTCGTGACCGCGACCGTGCTGCTGCTGAACATCATCTCGCGCACCATGTTTGCCCAAAAAACTCCGCGTTAA
- the phoU gene encoding phosphate signaling complex protein PhoU produces MTGEHSSKQYDQELEGIRSQVLLMGGMVETQFEEALECFRIGDIARAERVMAEDQAVNQLEVSLDDACSHLIVKRQPAANDLRTVMATIKVITDLERIGDEATKVARTAKSLHERGTTGFAHYDMIRTIAKATSELLHDALDAFARLDGKQALQIIAGDEVVDHEFRTILRSMVTYMMEDPRTISSALDTLWVAKAIERIGDHAKNIAEYVIYVVEGRDIRHSKVTLDDQPVA; encoded by the coding sequence ATGACAGGCGAGCATTCATCCAAGCAGTACGACCAGGAACTCGAGGGGATCCGTTCCCAGGTCTTGCTGATGGGCGGCATGGTGGAAACCCAGTTCGAAGAAGCGCTCGAGTGCTTCCGTATCGGCGACATCGCGCGCGCCGAGCGCGTGATGGCCGAAGACCAGGCAGTCAACCAGCTCGAAGTCTCGCTCGACGACGCCTGCAGCCACCTGATCGTCAAGCGCCAGCCGGCCGCCAACGACTTGCGCACCGTGATGGCCACCATCAAGGTGATCACCGACCTGGAGCGCATCGGTGACGAGGCGACCAAGGTCGCGCGCACCGCCAAGAGCCTGCACGAGCGTGGTACCACCGGTTTTGCCCATTACGACATGATCCGCACCATTGCCAAGGCGACCTCGGAACTGCTGCACGACGCGCTCGACGCCTTCGCGCGCCTGGACGGCAAGCAGGCCTTGCAGATCATCGCCGGCGACGAAGTGGTCGACCACGAATTCCGCACCATCCTGCGCAGCATGGTCACCTACATGATGGAAGACCCGCGCACGATCTCGTCGGCGCTGGACACGCTGTGGGTGGCCAAGGCGATCGAACGCATCGGCGACCACGCGAAGAATATCGCCGAATACGTGATCTACGTGGTCGAAGGGCGCGACATCCGTCACAGCAAGGTCACGCTCGACGACCAGCCGGTGGCTTGA
- the pstS gene encoding phosphate ABC transporter substrate-binding protein PstS, which yields MRMKHFFVSIALAATAFSASAQNANITGAGATFPYPIYAKWAELYKAASGVGLNYQSVGSGAGIKQIKAKTVDFGASDMPLTAQDLTASGLFQFPAVMGGVVPIVNLDGMAPGQLKLSGALIADIYMGKITKWNAPQIAALNPGVKLPATDITVVRRADSSGTSFLWTDYLSKTSPTWKSTIGAGTTVKWAVGVGGKGNEGVAANVQRIKGGIGYVEWAYAKKNKMAHTQMQAADGAWLQPSDDAFKAAAAGANWKGTPGFAVILTNQAGKGAWPVTGASYILVHKTQDAAKGQQVLKFFDWAYKNGAPSAAELDYVPMPAEVTKLVQDAWRANLKDASGQALW from the coding sequence ATGCGCATGAAGCATTTCTTCGTTTCGATCGCCCTGGCCGCGACGGCATTTTCCGCCAGCGCCCAGAACGCCAACATCACCGGCGCCGGCGCGACCTTCCCGTACCCGATCTATGCCAAGTGGGCCGAGCTGTACAAGGCGGCCTCGGGCGTCGGCCTGAACTACCAGTCGGTGGGTTCGGGCGCCGGCATCAAGCAGATCAAGGCCAAGACCGTCGACTTCGGCGCCTCGGACATGCCGCTGACGGCGCAAGACCTGACCGCGTCGGGCCTGTTCCAGTTCCCGGCCGTGATGGGCGGCGTGGTGCCGATCGTGAACCTGGACGGCATGGCCCCGGGCCAGCTGAAGCTGAGCGGCGCGCTGATCGCCGACATCTACATGGGCAAGATCACCAAGTGGAATGCGCCGCAGATCGCCGCGCTGAACCCGGGCGTCAAGCTGCCGGCGACCGACATCACCGTGGTGCGCCGCGCCGACAGCTCGGGCACGTCTTTCCTGTGGACCGACTACCTGTCGAAGACCAGCCCGACCTGGAAATCGACCATCGGCGCCGGCACCACCGTCAAGTGGGCGGTCGGCGTGGGCGGCAAGGGCAACGAGGGCGTGGCCGCCAACGTGCAGCGCATCAAGGGCGGCATCGGCTACGTCGAGTGGGCCTATGCCAAGAAGAACAAGATGGCGCACACCCAGATGCAGGCCGCCGACGGCGCCTGGCTGCAACCGTCGGACGACGCCTTCAAGGCTGCCGCCGCCGGCGCCAACTGGAAGGGCACTCCGGGCTTCGCCGTGATCCTGACCAACCAGGCCGGCAAGGGCGCCTGGCCGGTCACCGGCGCCTCGTACATCCTGGTGCACAAGACCCAGGATGCCGCCAAGGGCCAGCAAGTGCTGAAATTCTTCGACTGGGCCTACAAGAACGGCGCCCCGTCGGCCGCCGAGCTGGATTACGTGCCGATGCCGGCCGAAGTCACCAAGCTGGTGCAGGACGCCTGGCGCGCCAACCTGAAGGACGCGTCCGGCCAAGCGCTCTGGTAA
- a CDS encoding PilZ domain-containing protein: MSCSLYLGKHVFQDQRKSPRKVYRTKVMLAMDGQAPVTGKTVDLGASGVSVSVADPLTAGQGGQLAFDLLVEGSFVTINTRVKVSYCIFSSNEFKVGLQFLNPDLAAVTALARFMR, translated from the coding sequence GTGTCTTGTTCACTGTATTTGGGTAAACACGTGTTTCAAGACCAAAGGAAATCTCCACGCAAGGTGTACCGTACCAAGGTCATGCTGGCCATGGACGGCCAGGCGCCGGTGACCGGCAAGACCGTCGACCTCGGCGCCAGCGGCGTCAGCGTGAGCGTTGCCGATCCGCTGACGGCAGGGCAGGGCGGCCAGCTCGCCTTCGACCTGCTGGTCGAAGGCAGCTTTGTCACCATCAATACGCGCGTCAAGGTGTCATACTGCATTTTCAGCAGCAACGAGTTCAAGGTGGGACTGCAGTTCCTGAATCCCGACCTGGCCGCGGTGACGGCGCTGGCGCGCTTCATGCGGTAA